ACAGCGCGAAGCGGTCAAACCCCTGCTTGCAGAACTTATGCGTTTGCGGGAGAGCATGGTCAGCGCGGGCGAAGATGCCCGCAAAGACTGAGGGATGACAATTCGCGCTTGCCTCGGCTCCCAGATCGGGTATGAAGCGCGGTGTGTCGGGCTATGGCGCAGCCTGGTAGCGCGTCCGTCTGGGGGACGGAAGGTCGCAGGTTCGAGTCCTGCTAGCCCGACCAACATCCGACATATGCCAAGTGCCCGTGCAACCCATGCGCGGGCCTTTGCACATTCAGGAGAGACAACATGAGCGGCGTGCTGCCCAACCAATATATCAAAGGCATGATCGCCAACGGCCAGATCGCTTCAACGCGCCGTATCAGTGATGCCCAGATCCAACCGGCCAGTCTCGATCTGCGTTTGGGAACACTTGCATATCGCGTGCGCGCGTCTTTCCTGGCGGGGCATGGCGAGCGGGTCTCTGATCGTCTGACGGAATTCGAAATGCACCGTGTGGACCTTTCCGAGGGCGCGGTTCTGGAAAAAGGCTGCGTTTATGTCGTGCCTTTGATGGAATCGCTGGCGCTGCCGGACGGTGTTCAGGCCGTGGCCAATGCCAAAAGCTCCACGGGTCGACTGGACCTGCTGACCCGCACGATCACTGATGGCGGCACGGAGTTCGACCGCATCGCGCCGGGTTATGGGGGCCCGCTTTATGCCGAGATTTGCCCGCGCTCTTTCTCGGTTCTGGTCCGTCCGGGCATGCGGTTGAACCAGATCCGGTTTGGCCATGGTCAGGCAATTCTGGATGATGACGAACTCCATGCCTTGCACCAAAAAACACCTCTCGTGGATGGGACCGCC
This genomic interval from Paracoccaceae bacterium contains the following:
- a CDS encoding 2'-deoxycytidine 5'-triphosphate deaminase; protein product: MSGVLPNQYIKGMIANGQIASTRRISDAQIQPASLDLRLGTLAYRVRASFLAGHGERVSDRLTEFEMHRVDLSEGAVLEKGCVYVVPLMESLALPDGVQAVANAKSSTGRLDLLTRTITDGGTEFDRIAPGYGGPLYAEICPRSFSVLVRPGMRLNQIRFGHGQAILDDDELHALHQKTPLVDGTAVIDDGLGFSVDLRLPDTTLVGYRAKPHTGVIDLDLINHYPPAEYWEEVHSANGQIILDPGAFYILVSREAVTIPPEYAAEMAPFLAMVGEFRVHYAGFFDPGFGHDAAGGAGSRGVLEVRCHEAPFVLEHGQVVGRLVYERMTETPTQLYGAGIASNYQGQGLKLSKHFQSI